A genomic window from Purpureocillium takamizusanense chromosome 2, complete sequence includes:
- a CDS encoding uncharacterized protein (TransMembrane:6 (i71-91o103-124i136-156o162-185i197-216o228-250i)~EggNog:ENOG503NVM3~COG:G), whose protein sequence is MVIGIISFLYLPKCPTDTSSVLCPRSWYTERQEVIMVNRILRDDPSKGLTALKEPATFADVKAAWTDKSLWGLYLVGLVAYIPATPVQAYLTLTLKRVGKFSTLASNLLTAPSAALQIVTMLALSYSSEYFNERAFHCLFGELWCIPLFTALLTIPDGGREWGRFATITLISGYPYFHPIVSSWISENSFDVKKRAIAAATYNVIVQIGSLIGSQIYRSWDAPYYKNGNKVCISILSLAIVVLFAQRQFLIHLNRKKEQKWNEMTPEEKIAYQTSQEDREKDGNKRLDFKFAF, encoded by the exons ATGGTCATTGGCATCATATCTTTCCTCTACCTGCCGAAATGCCCCACCGATACCAGTTCAGTTCTCTGTCCGAGGTCTTGGTACACAGAGAGGCAAGAAGTCATCATGGTCAACCGTATCCTACGAGACGACCCATCGAAGGGCTTGACCGCTCTCAAAGAGCCAGCAACGTTCGCTGATGTCAAGGCAGCGTGGACTGACAAGTCGCTGTGGGGTTTATATCTGGTCGGCCTTGTCGCATACATCCCAGCAACCCCAGTGCAGGCGTACTTGACGCTCACGCTAAAGAGAGTTGGGAAGTTCAGCACCCTTGCCAGCAATCTGCTCActgcgccctcggcggctcTCCAGATTGTGACTATGCTTGCGCTTTCGTACAGCTCCGAATACTTCAACGAGCGCGCATTTCACTGCCTTTTTGGGGAGCTCTGGTGCATTCCCCTTTTCACCGCGTTGCTGACGATTCCGGACGGTGGTCGCGAATGGGGTCGCTTCGCAACCATCACGCTCATTTCGGGCTACCCCTACTTTCACCCGATTGTCAGCAGTTGGATATCGGAGAACTCATTCGACGTGAAGAAGCGCGCCATAGCGGCGGCTACTTACAACGTTATTGTACAAAT AGGGAGTCTTATAGGCAGCCAGATCTATAGGTCTTGGGATGCCCCTTATTATAAGAATGGCAACAAGGTGTGCATATCTATTCTATCACTAGCCATAGTTGTGCTTTTTGCTCAGCGGCAATTCCTCATTCACCTCAACCGCAAAAAGGAGCAAAAATGGAATGAGATGACACCAGAGGAGAAGATTGCATACCAAACCAGCCAAGAGGACCGGGAGAAGGATGGAAACAAGCGATTGGACTTCAAATTTGCATTCTAG